The DNA window GGAAAGGCAAAGGAATCATTGGCGCAGTGAACTACCTTTCTTCGAAGGGGATGAATGTCATCTACTTTCTCACCCAGAACATTATCGGCGATGGTGAAGACGTTTGGCCTTACACCGATTATGATGAACGCTTTCGTTTCGATTGCAGCAAACTCGACCAGTGGGAAATCGTATTCGAGCAAATGACGCGCAAGGGCATTGCCCTGAATGTGGTCACGCAGGAGCGCGAAAATGACCAACTTCACGATGGAGGCGATCTCGGACCAGAGCGAAAAATGTACTACCGGGAACTGATCGCCCGCTTTGCGCATAATCCGGCATTGTTCTGGAATCTCGGTGAAGAGAACACCAATACCGTCGAGCAGGTGAAAGCCTTTTGTGATTATTTCGCGACGCACGATCCCTACAATCACCCGAAGGCATTACACACTGTTCCTTATGCCTGGGATGTACTTTATGAACCCATGCTCGGACATCCGACTTTTGAAATGCTCAGTGTTCAGACCCGGGACGATTACACTGTGATTTACCCACAGACCACCAAGTGGATCGAGCGCTCTCGTGCCGCAGGTCGTGAATGGCCTGTCTTTATCGATGAGGTTGGAGTGGCCTGGCAGGGACTGGAGCCAGACGATCAGTCACCGAATAATCAGGGTATCATGCGCAAGTGGGCTCTGTACCCAAGTCTCATGGCTGGTAGTTCCGGAGTGGAGTGGTATTTTGGATATGAGAGACCACATAGTGACCTGACCTGCCAGGATTGGCGTAGTCGGGATCAGTTTTGGGATGTCGCTCGTTACTCCATTGAAATTATGGGTTCGCTCCCGCTCGCCGAGATGCATCCCCGTAATCACCTTCTCAGTACCGATACCGATGACGCTTACTGTCTCGCTGACGATGGAAAGGTATACGCCGTCTATTTCAAGGAGTGGAAAGACGCTACCATAGACCTGCGGGAATACTATGGGAAATACGAGGTACGTTGGTTTAATCCCAGGACAGGTGAGGGGCCGTTGTCGGGTTCAGAACTTCGCGAACGCTACCCAAGGCGGAATGTGGCAAGTATCGATGAGATTGTAGTCGATAGGGCGCACTTATCACACATTGGTCCGGCACCCTATGACCACCACGATGACTGGCTGGTGATTATCACGAGAACTGAAAAAGGAACGGTGGTTCGTTAGAGGGCTGAAGCATGATAACGCTTTCAGGGGAGAGAGTAACAGAGTCAATTTTCCAGTTTCTGCATTGCCCGTTCTCTCCGATAGCAACTCCACCGTAGCCAAACTTTTTATAGCCCAACAGTCCATAAACTTGCCCCTATCCGTGCTTTTTCAGAAAAAAGGAATTATTGGTCACTCAGGATTTCAGATCAGTCCCATGGAACCGCGTCGTTTGGCATGACGATTCTCTTTCTATTGTTGTCCCTCTTTATTTGGGTTCCTGAGAATTGTTTGGACAACTTTTCTTTGCGAAGCTGTATTTAACATCACGCTATTTAATGAAGCATTCTATTTTCTTAATCCTCACCACAATTTCATTGGGGCTCAGTTTGTCCGGAGCAGCTCGCCCCATTCGACAAGCTCAGGACAGGCCCAACATTCTTTTTGCAATATCTGACGACCAGTCGTTTCCGCATGCCAGTGCCTATGGCAGTGACTGGGTCAATACTCCGGGATTCGACCGGGTTGCAGAGATGGGACTGCTTTTTGCCCGCGCATACACGCCGAATGCCAAATGTGCTCCTTCTCGCGCCATTATTTTGACTGGCCGGTATTCCTGGGAATTGGAAGAAGCGGCCAACCATGTTTTCTTTTGGCCCGATGAGTTTAAGACCATTATGGAAGCGATGCCGGATGCAGGCTACGAAGCCGGATTCACTGGCAAGGGTTGGAGCCCAGGCTTACCCGGGACTTTGCATGGGAAACCCAGGCAACTAGTAGGTCCCGAGTTCACTGGAAAGACCGAGACACCTCCGGCTGGTGCAATGAGCAACAAAGATTACGCTGGAAATTTTGAAATGTTCGTCGAGCAGCGGGACGAGAGTAAACCGTTTTGTTTCTGGTATGGAGGCCACGAACCCCACCGGCGTTATGAATACGGTGCCGGCGTCGCCAAGGGAGGAAAGTCGATTGATGATGTCGATAGGGTTCCTGGATATTGGCCGGATGATGAAATCGTTCGGAATGATATGTTGGACTACGCCTTTGAAATCGAACACTTCGATCGTCACTTGAGCCGTATGCTGAGTGAGTTGGAAAGGCGCGGTTTGTTGGAAAACACCGTTGTGCTTGTCACCTCAGATAACGGTATGCCTTTTCCCCGATCCAAGGGAAATAATTACGAGATCTCTCATCACCTGCCGCTT is part of the Verrucomicrobiota bacterium genome and encodes:
- a CDS encoding DUF5060 domain-containing protein translates to MKKTPIVFTLLCIGILFSDTYGKYSVEGELKKWHRVTLTFDGPSTNEEADVNPFTDYRLQVEFTNGDHRFNVPGFYAADGNAGQTGADSGNKWRVHFSPDKAGDWSFRASFRQGTRIAISDDVNAGSPVSFDDSSGTFQIAETDKAAPDFRGDGRLDYVGDRYLRFAGTGKIFLKAGPDSPENFLGFEDFDSTFSHNPNKQFLKNWAPHVQDWEEGDPTWRRGKGKGIIGAVNYLSSKGMNVIYFLTQNIIGDGEDVWPYTDYDERFRFDCSKLDQWEIVFEQMTRKGIALNVVTQERENDQLHDGGDLGPERKMYYRELIARFAHNPALFWNLGEENTNTVEQVKAFCDYFATHDPYNHPKALHTVPYAWDVLYEPMLGHPTFEMLSVQTRDDYTVIYPQTTKWIERSRAAGREWPVFIDEVGVAWQGLEPDDQSPNNQGIMRKWALYPSLMAGSSGVEWYFGYERPHSDLTCQDWRSRDQFWDVARYSIEIMGSLPLAEMHPRNHLLSTDTDDAYCLADDGKVYAVYFKEWKDATIDLREYYGKYEVRWFNPRTGEGPLSGSELRERYPRRNVASIDEIVVDRAHLSHIGPAPYDHHDDWLVIITRTEKGTVVR
- a CDS encoding sulfatase; translation: MKHSIFLILTTISLGLSLSGAARPIRQAQDRPNILFAISDDQSFPHASAYGSDWVNTPGFDRVAEMGLLFARAYTPNAKCAPSRAIILTGRYSWELEEAANHVFFWPDEFKTIMEAMPDAGYEAGFTGKGWSPGLPGTLHGKPRQLVGPEFTGKTETPPAGAMSNKDYAGNFEMFVEQRDESKPFCFWYGGHEPHRRYEYGAGVAKGGKSIDDVDRVPGYWPDDEIVRNDMLDYAFEIEHFDRHLSRMLSELERRGLLENTVVLVTSDNGMPFPRSKGNNYEISHHLPLAIAWPAGIKKPGRTVESLVSFVDFVPTFLEIAGVTAESVGMQPVSGQSLFPIFRNAVKYPEDFREYLLVGKERHDAGRPNNQGYPIRGIIQGDYLFLRNFEPDRWPSGNPETGYLNTDGGATKTLILEGRSQPDSLHWWKTNFGKRVPEEFYNIVEDPDCIRNLATRGNQELKREMGAKMYRDLALQGDRRMFGRGYEYEDFRFSDPMQQNFYERYMAGEPVQAGWVNPGDFAVPQSELINKE